In a single window of the Raphanus sativus cultivar WK10039 chromosome 9, ASM80110v3, whole genome shotgun sequence genome:
- the LOC130500300 gene encoding uncharacterized protein LOC130500300: MMNFFIFSVLFAFGFFSLSAVAAQDPLKLILGSPNFGSWKGAISTDSLAPGPSADPSDYLLLAAHRTKRPDILTAFKPYRGGWNITNNHYWASVGFTGAPGFILAAVWILSFGSLLVVYHCFKWRVCEKAKGSSYNSRRICLILLIVFTSAAAMGCILLSVGQNKFHTEALDTLKFVVNQSDYTVGTLRNVTQYLSLAKTINVTSLSVPPNVLGEIENLNVNLNASATTIQEKTTDNAAKIKRVFYAVRSALITVATVMLILSFLGLLLSVLRHQHAIHIFVVSGWILVAVTFVLCGVFLILNNAITDTCVAMKEWVDHPHAETALSSILPCVDEQTTNQTLSQSKVVINSIVTVVNTFVYAYANTNPSPGQNFYYNQSGPPMPPLCSPFDSNMEDRECGSWELSIANASSVWESYVCEVAGDVCTTVGRVTPDIYKQLVAAVNESYALEHYTPRLLSFRDCNFVRDTFESITSEYCPPLERDLRVVNAGLGMISVGVLLCLVLWVFYANRPQREEVFADPPPRPQMKDHRNGGLDNGHHSGGDETKRYAEVV, from the exons ATGATGAACTTTtttatcttctctgttttgttcGCTTTTGGTTTCTTTTCGCTCTCTGCCGTCGCCGCACAGGATCCGCTTAAGCTCATATTag GCTCACCTAATTTCGGATCATGGAAAGGAGCAATCTCAACAGACTCGTTAGCACCAGGACCTTCAGCTGATCCCTCTGATTACCTCCTCTTGGCAGCTCACAGAACCAAGAGACCTGACATTCTCACTGCCTTTAAGCCTTACCGTGGTGGCTGGAACATCACCAACAATCACTACTGGGCT TCTGTTGGGTTTACAGGTGCTCCTGGTTTCATCCTAGCTGCTGTCTGGATCTTGTCTTTTGGCTCTCTTCTCGTTGTGTACCATTGCTTCAAATGGAGGGTCTGCGAGAAAGCTAAAGGATCATCATACAATTCAAGAAGAATCTGTCTCATCTTGTTGATAGTCTTTACCTCTGCTGCTGC GATGGGATGCATTCTATTGTCTGTTGGACAGAATAAGTTTCATACTGAAGCTTTGGATACTCTTAAGTTTGTTGTAAACCAATCAGACTACACTGTGGGGACCTTACGGAACGTGACTCAGTATCTTTCCCTTGCGAAAACGATTAACGTGACAAGCCTTTCCGTTCCACCTAATGTATTGGGTGAGATCGAGAACCTAAACGTCAATCTGAACGCTTCAGCAACGACGATACAAGAGAAAACAACGGATAATGCTGCTAAGATTAAGAGAGTCTTCTACGCTGT GCGATCGGCTTTAATCACTGTGGCTACTGTGATGCTCATCCTCTCCTTTCTTGGTCTTT TGCTTTCTGTCCTACGCCATCAACACGCTATTCACAT ATTCGTTGTGAGCGGGTGGATACTGGTGGCTGTGACATTTGTTCTCTGCGGAGTCTTTCTGATCCTTAACAA TGCAATTACAGATACGTGTGTAGCAATGAAGGAATGGGTAGACCACCCTCACGCGGAAACAGCTCTAAGCAGCATCCTCCCATGCGTCGACGAGCAAACAACAAACCAAACCCTCTCACAGAGCAAAGTCGTCATCAACAGCATCGTCACCGTCGTGAACACCTTCGTCTACGCCTACGCCAACACAAACCCATCCCCAGGCCAAAACTTCTACTACAACCAGTCCGGACCTCCCATGCCACCTCTCTGCAGCCCCTTCGACTCCAACATGGAAGACCGAGAGTGCGGCTCCTGGGAGCTGTCGATAGCAAACGCGTCCTCGGTCTGGGAGAGCTACGTGTGCGAGGTGGCTGGAGATGTGTGCACGACGGTGGGGAGAGTGACGCCTGATATATACAAGCAGCTTGTGGCGGCTGTGAACGAGAGCTACGCGTTGGAGCATTACACGCCGCGGTTGCTTAGCTTCAGGGACTGTAACTTCGTGAGGGATACGTTCGAGAGCATTACCTCGGAGTACTGTCCGCCGTTGGAGCGTGATCTGAGGGTTGTGAACGCGGGGCTGGGGATGATCTCTGTTGGAGTGTTGCTTTGTCTTGTGCTGTGGGTGTTCTATGCGAACCGCCCCCAAAGGGAGGAGGTGTTTGCGGATCCACCACCACGGCCTCAGATGAAGGACCATCGTAATGGTGGCTTAGATAATGGTCATCACTCAGGTGGTGATGAGACTAAGCGTTATGCGGAAGTGGTGTAG
- the LOC108824531 gene encoding myb-related protein 308 — MIHRAKRYRIRGRKYAKPELKQSNFSKDEDDLFLKLHALLGNRWSLIAGRLPGRTDNEVRIHWETYLEKKLMKMGIDPTNHRLYHHTNYTSRQYINSSHKEHETDIISDQSSSVSESCDDMSLLPVSRTICSEDNASAGHNWLPDLNIGLVPMKTVNSLPGGSLQEPSESSNHGSASQETLLLFL; from the exons ATGATACACCGTGCCAAGAGGTATAGAATAAGAGGGAGAAAGTACGCAAAGCCAGAACTTAAACAAAGCAACTTTTCAAAAGATGAGGACGATCTCTTCCTCAAGCTTCATGCACTTCTTGGCAATAG ATGGTCATTGATAGCGGGAAGATTGCCTGGACGAACCGACAACGAAGTAAGAATCCATTGGGAAACTTACTTAGAGAAGAAACTAATGAAAATGGGAATCGATCCAACCAATCATCGTCTCTACCATCACACCAACTACACTTCTAGACAATACATCAATTCCTCGCATAAGGAACATGAAACCGATATTATTAGTGATCAATCTTCTTCGGTATCCGAATCATGTGATGATATGTCACTATTACCCGTTTCAAGAACCATTTGCTCTGAGGATAATGCTAGTGCCGGACATAACTGGTTGCCTGACCTCAACATCGGTCTCGTCCCGATGAAGACAGTGAATTCTTTGCCAGGTGGCTCCCTTCAAGAACCTAGCGAATCCTCTAACCATGGTTCAGCGAGTCAAGAAACACTTCTTCTTTTCCTGTAA